A segment of the Streptomyces sp. NBC_00376 genome:
CGCACGCTGGTCAAGACGTTCGGGCCGCGGGGCACCGTCCATCTGCTGCCGATGACCGAACTCTCCATGTGGACAGGTGCGTTGTCCGCGCTGCCGACCGGGCGCAATCCCTTCGCCAAGGATGCCCGGATGACCCCGGAGCAGGTCGGGACGGTGCTCGCCGCGATCGAGGACGCGCTGACCGGGGCCGAGCTGACCGTCGACGAGCTGTCCGACGCGGTGGTGGAGCGGGCCGGGGCGTGGGCGGGGGATCCCGTGATGCCCGCGTTCCAGGGCATGTGGCCGCGCTGGCGGCAGGTGATGCATCTGGCGGGCCACCGCGGGGTGCTGTGCTTCGCGCCGGATCGCGGCCGCAAGGTCACCTACACCCGCCCCGGCGTCGTACCGCTCGACGGGCCCGGGGCGCTCGCCGGTCTCGTACGCCGCTATCTGCACGCGTACGGGCCCGCGACGCCCGCGCACTTCGCGAAGTGGCTCTCGGCGCCTTCCGGTTGGGCCGGGGAGCTGTTCGCGGGAACGGCCGCGCGCGGGGAGATCGAGCAGGTGACGTACGAGGGCGGCCCGGCCTGGGTGGTGGCGGGTGACACCGACTTCTCGGCGGAGCCGGTCCGCGGGGTGCGGCTGCTCCCCTACTTCGACGGCTTCCTCATCGCGTCCCAGCCGCGCGAGCAGCTCTTCCCGGGCGCGGCGTACACGCGTGCGCTGGCGGGCGGCCAGGCGGGGAACTTCCCGGTGCTG
Coding sequences within it:
- a CDS encoding winged helix DNA-binding domain-containing protein, with the protein product MTSRTANVTWTAANARRMARQGLASPGRLAPAEVVATLPAAHAQVLSAAELSVGMRTTDVTRTDVRAALWKDRTLVKTFGPRGTVHLLPMTELSMWTGALSALPTGRNPFAKDARMTPEQVGTVLAAIEDALTGAELTVDELSDAVVERAGAWAGDPVMPAFQGMWPRWRQVMHLAGHRGVLCFAPDRGRKVTYTRPGVVPLDGPGALAGLVRRYLHAYGPATPAHFAKWLSAPSGWAGELFAGTAARGEIEQVTYEGGPAWVVAGDTDFSAEPVRGVRLLPYFDGFLIASQPREQLFPGAAYTRALAGGQAGNFPVLLVDGTAAGVWHQRRSGRRIAVTVEPLAPLTAGQLRELEAEVARLGAVLEGHAELTVGKVTVGAHA